A part of Desulfobacter sp. genomic DNA contains:
- a CDS encoding 4Fe-4S binding protein, with the protein MVERLRQISQHLFFVLLIYGQRLGIHLGSSLPCFACPYVQGCAGHCYLMAFQRPLVGWQTAFDRIFSPAVLDMLWPLGLFLLFFAPLSKLWCAWICPFCLFQDWLTWIRKKLGIRPMVMTRKQRGAIKPVKYVLLALMVIIPLSMANFGLHPDWVVPFCQICPGRVILPMFEGNFSHVHIDFTNAVTMGFTLTAMVLTGGFLAGIFFKERFFCMFCPMLALMHLFSKLSPVRFEKNVATCSGCGNCERICPVDIADTFLEKKQKNVMSQDCMGCMSCAESCPTDTTLTFKWLGFPLFTSSREYQTRKWSKKS; encoded by the coding sequence ATGGTGGAACGATTAAGGCAGATCAGCCAGCATCTCTTCTTTGTCCTTCTCATCTACGGCCAGCGTCTGGGCATCCACCTGGGCAGTTCCCTGCCCTGTTTTGCCTGCCCCTATGTCCAGGGCTGCGCGGGCCACTGCTATCTCATGGCCTTCCAGCGCCCCCTGGTGGGGTGGCAGACCGCCTTTGACCGGATATTCTCCCCGGCGGTGCTGGACATGCTCTGGCCCCTGGGGCTCTTTCTGCTCTTTTTCGCCCCCCTGTCCAAACTCTGGTGCGCCTGGATCTGTCCCTTCTGCCTCTTCCAGGACTGGCTCACCTGGATCCGGAAAAAACTGGGGATCCGGCCCATGGTCATGACCCGGAAACAGCGGGGGGCCATCAAACCGGTGAAGTACGTGCTGCTGGCCCTGATGGTCATCATCCCCCTGTCCATGGCCAATTTCGGCCTCCACCCCGACTGGGTGGTGCCCTTTTGCCAGATCTGCCCGGGGCGGGTGATCCTGCCCATGTTCGAGGGCAATTTCTCCCATGTCCACATTGACTTCACCAACGCCGTGACCATGGGGTTTACCCTGACGGCCATGGTGCTCACCGGCGGATTCCTGGCGGGCATCTTTTTCAAGGAGCGGTTTTTCTGCATGTTCTGCCCCATGCTGGCCCTGATGCACCTCTTCTCTAAACTGAGCCCGGTCCGGTTTGAAAAAAATGTGGCCACCTGTTCGGGGTGCGGGAACTGCGAACGGATCTGCCCCGTGGACATTGCCGACACCTTCCTTGAAAAAAAGCAGAAGAACGTGATGTCCCAGGACTGCATGGGCTGCATGAGCTGCGCGGAATCCTGCCCCACCGACACCACCCTGACCTTTAAATGGCTGGGCTTCCCCCTGTTTACCTCTTCCAGGGAATACCAGACCCGGAAATGGAGCAAAAAATCATGA
- a CDS encoding TonB-dependent receptor produces the protein MEKGRWVRRPVLILCTLIGISLGLGTAVAGHGPSPSQDLGEVVVTGDKIEDFVRQNPSQVVSMGAAEIEQRNFLQVQEVLGAMPGVDVKPSAGGLGTRIAIRGGGGSGAVLVLIDGRPAATMQFGGVDLSSIPIDIVKKITVFKPPVPVWLGPDAAAGAVYIETRQKKTSSKAGKKGKIRVAGGSYGLAVLSATGQVDTRDNQFLISGGLSHKDGRRDNSDRDQAHLTMGFARKKEGRQFQVNAKAYVSDHGIAGPTYNPTPSARQRYEKASLDMKYKGFTDKTDYTLKAWTDVKQLDETAQNGDPSKLDTLTAGMGADLFLSEWDNTNELRFGGLAEHNRVDHTLSGKHNRTRVSAHTEYNIRTAPAVYTLGARGDYTNDFDFSPGGHAGASLNLSKATQVKANAGYTEHIPSFGQLYQPSHGAVDQVRGNPDLDKERIVSLSLGLDHSFPEGHKFSVSLFRTDSHDLIKYQRDSSNISEPENIDRAYKQGIEAAAKFALSDKTGIELSYILQETENKDNNKDLSYAPAHSAKLIFKTEIFTKTRLEWTTRGYSKQYSDNDNTEAERLDPYLTTDVKLSRPVTLMGNKGVVFANVHNLFDKDYAAHYGYPDDGIKLELGMSLSF, from the coding sequence ATGGAAAAAGGCAGATGGGTGAGACGGCCGGTGCTGATTTTATGCACCCTCATTGGAATTTCATTGGGACTGGGAACGGCCGTGGCCGGCCACGGCCCCTCCCCCTCCCAGGATCTGGGCGAAGTGGTGGTCACGGGCGACAAGATCGAAGACTTTGTCCGGCAGAACCCCTCCCAGGTGGTGAGCATGGGGGCGGCGGAAATTGAACAACGCAATTTTCTCCAGGTCCAGGAGGTGCTCGGGGCCATGCCCGGGGTGGATGTCAAACCCAGCGCAGGGGGCCTGGGCACACGCATCGCCATCCGGGGCGGGGGCGGTTCCGGCGCCGTGCTGGTGCTCATTGACGGGCGGCCCGCCGCCACCATGCAGTTCGGCGGGGTGGACCTCAGCTCCATCCCCATTGATATTGTCAAAAAAATCACCGTGTTCAAACCGCCGGTGCCGGTGTGGCTGGGGCCCGATGCCGCGGCCGGCGCCGTTTATATCGAAACCCGGCAGAAAAAGACCAGCAGCAAGGCCGGGAAAAAGGGAAAAATAAGGGTGGCCGGCGGTTCCTACGGCCTGGCCGTCCTCAGCGCCACCGGCCAGGTGGACACCCGGGATAACCAGTTCCTAATCTCCGGCGGCCTCTCCCACAAGGACGGCCGGCGGGACAACAGCGACAGGGACCAGGCCCACCTGACCATGGGTTTTGCCCGGAAAAAAGAGGGCAGGCAATTCCAGGTCAACGCCAAGGCCTATGTTTCGGACCACGGCATTGCCGGCCCCACCTACAATCCCACCCCCAGCGCCAGGCAGCGGTACGAAAAGGCCAGCCTGGACATGAAATACAAGGGATTTACGGACAAAACAGATTACACCCTCAAGGCCTGGACAGACGTGAAACAGCTGGATGAAACCGCCCAGAACGGGGACCCGTCCAAACTGGACACCCTCACCGCCGGCATGGGGGCCGACCTTTTCCTCTCGGAATGGGATAATACAAACGAACTGAGATTCGGGGGGCTTGCCGAACACAACCGGGTGGACCACACCCTCTCGGGCAAGCACAACAGAACCCGGGTCTCCGCCCACACCGAATACAATATCCGCACTGCACCGGCGGTTTACACCCTGGGGGCCCGGGGCGACTATACCAATGACTTTGATTTTTCCCCCGGGGGCCATGCCGGGGCCAGCCTCAACCTGTCCAAGGCCACCCAGGTAAAGGCCAATGCCGGGTACACCGAACATATCCCCAGCTTCGGCCAGCTCTACCAGCCCAGCCACGGCGCCGTGGACCAGGTTAGGGGGAACCCGGACCTGGACAAGGAAAGAATTGTCTCCCTGAGCCTGGGCCTGGACCACAGCTTTCCCGAAGGCCACAAATTTTCGGTTTCCCTGTTCAGAACCGACTCCCATGACCTGATCAAATACCAGCGGGACAGCAGCAATATCAGCGAGCCGGAAAACATCGACCGGGCTTATAAACAGGGCATTGAAGCGGCTGCCAAATTCGCCCTCTCCGACAAGACCGGCATTGAGCTGAGCTATATCCTCCAGGAGACGGAAAACAAGGATAACAACAAAGACCTGAGCTATGCCCCCGCCCATTCGGCAAAATTGATCTTCAAAACCGAAATTTTCACCAAGACCCGGCTGGAATGGACCACAAGGGGGTATTCCAAACAATACTCGGACAATGACAACACCGAGGCGGAACGGCTGGATCCCTACCTGACCACCGATGTGAAGCTGAGCCGGCCGGTCACCCTGATGGGCAATAAGGGGGTGGTATTCGCCAATGTCCACAACCTCTTTGACAAGGACTACGCGGCCCACTACGGATACCCCGACGACGGGATAAAGCTGGAGCTGGGCATGAGCCTGAGTTTTTAA
- a CDS encoding carbon-nitrogen hydrolase family protein, translating to MKFRLILAALFSVLLMAVNPAAAETAALKIALVHFKVAYKEPAKNLEALKALHREAAAQGAKLILNTELALSGYSFSCRADVRPFTRTLEDRDIREMGDLARELAVYIGITFPERNPDTDSFYNAAAVFSPDGKMILGYHKIYGEKRWARAGDPAQENVFHTPWGRIGVAICADSYFGLIPRALALKGADLIWVPANWPPTGLVSPLDVWQTRAMENGVYLAACNRTGKDRVMDCTQSVSAVIGPDGAPLFSRSAQDSALFYADIPLDRTGKIKNGRRQRVLAGRKVGHYRQIYLDPWTENLTRYYKLPEPGRLQVRCITAPSTGLDIDHIREQVTGHPSKETALWLLPRAAEGSLDLEKLKDLAASRRCGFALSMDGEDGRSAPVLVTGKGVESFMTDKGEFPFRQLYFGPAALAMVPMADLRHPELAMVLSKLGCDLVLLSENDLSQGDERLAKLRTIDGLAVAAAGGGRAMTAHMKGIHGRLNLERAKAGEVCTLDLDTSDTRKKDFYDRVDYDLLLGQPKGGN from the coding sequence ATGAAATTCAGACTGATCCTGGCGGCCCTGTTTTCCGTTTTGCTCATGGCCGTTAATCCGGCGGCCGCAGAAACCGCCGCTTTGAAAATCGCCCTGGTCCATTTCAAGGTGGCCTATAAAGAGCCGGCCAAAAACCTTGAGGCCCTCAAAGCCCTCCACCGGGAGGCGGCGGCCCAAGGGGCGAAACTCATCCTGAACACCGAGCTGGCCCTCTCCGGGTACTCCTTTTCCTGCCGGGCGGATGTCCGGCCCTTCACCCGGACCCTTGAAGACAGGGATATCAGGGAGATGGGGGACCTGGCCCGGGAGCTGGCCGTCTATATCGGCATCACCTTTCCGGAACGGAACCCGGACACCGACAGCTTTTACAATGCAGCGGCCGTCTTCTCCCCGGACGGAAAGATGATACTGGGCTACCATAAAATTTACGGGGAGAAGCGCTGGGCCCGGGCCGGCGACCCCGCCCAGGAGAATGTATTCCACACCCCCTGGGGCCGCATCGGCGTGGCCATCTGTGCGGACAGCTATTTCGGGCTCATCCCCAGGGCCCTGGCCCTTAAGGGGGCGGACCTCATCTGGGTGCCGGCCAACTGGCCCCCCACGGGCCTGGTCTCCCCCCTGGATGTCTGGCAGACCCGGGCCATGGAGAACGGGGTATATCTCGCGGCCTGCAACCGCACCGGCAAAGACCGGGTCATGGACTGCACCCAGTCCGTTTCCGCGGTGATCGGTCCGGACGGAGCCCCTTTGTTCTCCAGGAGCGCCCAGGATTCCGCCCTCTTTTACGCCGACATCCCCCTGGACCGTACAGGAAAAATAAAAAATGGCCGCCGCCAAAGGGTGCTGGCCGGCCGGAAGGTCGGCCACTACCGCCAGATTTACCTGGATCCCTGGACCGAAAACCTGACCCGATATTACAAACTGCCGGAACCCGGCAGGCTGCAAGTCCGCTGCATCACCGCTCCGTCCACCGGCCTGGACATTGACCATATCAGAGAACAGGTCACCGGCCACCCCTCAAAGGAAACCGCACTCTGGCTCCTGCCCCGGGCGGCTGAAGGCAGCCTGGATCTGGAAAAACTTAAAGATCTGGCCGCCTCCCGCCGCTGCGGATTTGCCCTTTCCATGGATGGGGAAGACGGCCGGAGCGCTCCGGTTCTGGTGACGGGAAAAGGGGTGGAATCATTTATGACGGACAAGGGGGAATTCCCCTTCAGGCAGCTTTATTTCGGGCCGGCGGCCCTGGCCATGGTCCCCATGGCCGACCTGCGCCATCCGGAACTGGCCATGGTCCTTTCCAAACTGGGCTGCGACCTGGTGCTGCTCTCGGAAAATGATTTGTCCCAAGGGGATGAGCGGCTGGCAAAACTCAGGACCATCGATGGCCTTGCCGTTGCCGCTGCCGGCGGAGGCCGGGCCATGACCGCCCATATGAAGGGCATCCACGGCCGGCTCAACCTGGAACGGGCAAAGGCGGGAGAAGTCTGCACCCTGGACCTGGACACCTCGGACACCCGGAAAAAGGATTTTTACGACCGCGTGGATTATGATCTGCTGCTGGGGCAGCCAAAGGGAGGAAATTAA
- a CDS encoding DUF2149 domain-containing protein: MKYMMTSRPALRLRRTGDQDPMTGVANLFDVALVFIVALLLSLMATFQVLDFFNPDSEITVMKKVKDQWQIITKKGKEVKVKKVTDRTVGGDEGFELGTAYQLKDGRVIYIPSKTEKGNPK; the protein is encoded by the coding sequence ATGAAATACATGATGACTTCCCGGCCGGCCCTCCGGCTGAGGCGAACCGGCGACCAGGACCCCATGACCGGGGTGGCCAACCTTTTTGACGTGGCCCTGGTCTTTATCGTGGCCCTGCTGCTGTCGCTCATGGCCACCTTCCAGGTCCTGGATTTTTTCAACCCAGACAGCGAAATCACGGTGATGAAAAAGGTGAAGGACCAGTGGCAGATCATCACCAAAAAGGGGAAAGAGGTGAAGGTCAAAAAGGTGACGGACCGCACCGTGGGCGGGGATGAAGGGTTTGAACTGGGCACGGCCTACCAGCTCAAGGACGGCCGGGTCATTTACATCCCCAGCAAAACAGAGAAAGGAAACCCCAAATGA
- a CDS encoding MotA/TolQ/ExbB proton channel family protein, with protein MNLFPACQTVLYTISTALLYPVVICLILLCIWLLVYAGGFAAEWIKRRRMNPGVARSMAAIRAQKKLPEALAGELPRRVTAYAEALSLLTARADEFTPERVEALNQKAQLELFKEVDRIRLIVRTGPSLGLMGTLIPMGTGLAGLTQGNMAQLSSSLILAFTTTVVGLFLGISAHFFSVIKEQWAMEDLRHINLITEAMTRTDHRELKRVKAA; from the coding sequence TTGAATCTTTTTCCCGCATGCCAAACCGTTTTATATACCATATCAACGGCATTGCTCTATCCGGTGGTCATCTGCCTGATCCTGCTCTGCATCTGGCTGCTGGTCTATGCCGGCGGATTTGCCGCCGAATGGATCAAACGCCGCCGGATGAATCCCGGTGTCGCACGGTCCATGGCCGCCATCCGGGCGCAAAAAAAACTGCCCGAAGCACTGGCCGGGGAGCTGCCCCGCCGTGTAACGGCCTATGCCGAAGCCCTCTCCCTCCTCACTGCCCGGGCCGATGAATTTACCCCGGAACGGGTGGAGGCCCTCAACCAGAAGGCCCAGTTGGAGCTGTTCAAGGAGGTGGACCGGATCCGCCTTATTGTCCGCACCGGCCCCAGCCTGGGGCTGATGGGCACCCTGATCCCCATGGGAACCGGGCTTGCCGGGCTGACCCAGGGCAACATGGCCCAGCTCTCCTCCAGCCTGATCCTGGCCTTCACCACCACGGTGGTGGGGCTCTTTTTAGGCATATCCGCCCATTTCTTTTCCGTCATCAAAGAGCAGTGGGCCATGGAAGACCTCCGCCATATCAACCTGATCACCGAAGCCATGACCCGGACAGACCACAGGGAACTAAAAAGGGTGAAAGCCGCATGA
- a CDS encoding cobaltochelatase subunit CobN: MNTCFKSILPFMILAAACLAGLAPAAAQSPETITFLGGSSYSYKISRALDKVRQAPDASGVELFYFTEEDLAAGAIDPAVIARSRVIILDDMYKGLRDYALKTVAFDTTKVFGLSTVPSNPDRIIPDPKVKAYARPLTQNNLAGLIRFLMHRELAMDISYDAPQSVPKMGIFHPQSPDIFTTFPAYLDWYKSAGLYNSQGFWVGIPEMNTYVYPGETGAVVRMLVEKLEARGMNVLPVYSYPASKAVETFFFDPEKSRSRVDIVASMAFKFSPSDVNKTRQMFERLNVPILNPLRVHFLTIPQWEKDLQGLGPMEVTYAMSNPEFFGLIEPSAIGGKIARSDANTGNPLYTYAPIEKNLDFFITRVKAWLNLKARPNKDKKVVIMFWNHTPGKQNIGATYLNVFRSLEKILARLKAEGYTVTGDLPGEKEIQDLILSAGRNIGSWAPGELDSLLARGRAVRLTMDQYKSWYDGLDPEYRRLIEKDWGAPKQGKVMTKNNEIIIPCVTLGNVVLAPQPSRGWHDEPTKLYHSTTLWPHHQYTAFYLWLAKGFNADALISLGTHGTHEWLPGKQAGLSRSCSPEVLIQDIPNIYPYVMDDIGEGVQAKRRGRGVIIDYLIPPMKKAGSYAEYSELADLISNYNQTLDQSPELAAKKMERISTMVETLGLMKDLKLDHFDQDALEAVEHYLLEINEATLPYGLHTFGDSPEGHALDDFADLIVDRNPELDLSQTKEKLSRCNREIDHLVNALSCGYVPAGEANDPLRNPDAIPTGSNFYGFDPAKVPSRDAWRLGKEQADQLIEKYKKEHNKFPEKIGLVFWSIELQRNEGTQVATALHLMGMTPVWDKNGKVKGVEAVPAKVLGRPRIDVHMQVSGLFRDNFPNLILLLDEAVHQAGQLKDVENFIALHNEKIKTALLEKGYGESEAEKLKTLRVFSNEPGSYGNTIEDLIPASGTWETDDEIADVFINYVSFAYGRGHWGKPLKSAYKKNLEDVDVTMHTRSSNIFKSLDTDGVFSELGGLALAVKRVKGDYPDVVLSNQADPDAAFVEDIETAIGRELRARYLNPKWIEGMKEDNYAGAREMNRFAEHLWGWQVVTPYAVDGAKWQQIYEVYIQDKYGMELKKFFDAHNPWARQSMAARMLEADRKDYWKAPEEVKKDLAKTYALNVIEKGVACCEHTCNNPMLQKFVTNIISLYGLLTPKELEQFKMTIAKAVGKTQAEHEAARREMRKALEKASEKNRQEEKVKAKENKKKLEGYEMVEEQAEKTQVTSSGSSWMVMAIVGLGLALLFLGWKKKEV; the protein is encoded by the coding sequence ATGAACACCTGCTTTAAATCCATTCTGCCATTCATGATCCTGGCTGCAGCCTGCCTGGCCGGCCTGGCCCCGGCCGCGGCCCAGTCCCCGGAGACCATCACCTTTCTGGGCGGATCTTCCTATTCATACAAAATCAGCCGTGCCCTGGACAAGGTCCGCCAGGCCCCTGACGCCTCCGGTGTGGAACTCTTCTACTTCACCGAGGAAGACCTGGCTGCGGGCGCCATTGATCCGGCGGTCATTGCCCGGTCCAGGGTGATCATTCTGGACGATATGTACAAAGGTTTAAGGGATTATGCCCTCAAGACGGTGGCCTTTGACACCACCAAGGTCTTCGGCCTCTCCACCGTGCCCAGCAATCCGGACCGGATCATCCCGGACCCCAAGGTCAAGGCCTATGCCAGGCCCCTGACCCAGAACAACCTGGCCGGCCTGATCCGTTTTCTCATGCACCGGGAACTGGCCATGGATATCAGCTATGACGCCCCCCAGTCCGTCCCCAAAATGGGGATTTTCCACCCCCAAAGCCCCGACATCTTCACCACCTTTCCGGCCTACCTGGACTGGTACAAATCCGCCGGGCTGTATAATAGTCAAGGCTTCTGGGTGGGCATCCCGGAGATGAACACCTATGTCTATCCCGGAGAAACCGGGGCGGTGGTCCGGATGCTGGTGGAAAAACTGGAAGCCCGGGGGATGAATGTGCTGCCGGTATACTCATATCCTGCCTCCAAAGCCGTTGAAACCTTTTTCTTTGACCCGGAGAAATCCAGATCCAGGGTGGACATTGTGGCCTCCATGGCCTTTAAATTCTCCCCTTCCGATGTGAACAAAACCCGGCAGATGTTTGAACGGCTCAATGTGCCCATCCTCAATCCCCTGCGGGTCCATTTTCTCACCATCCCCCAGTGGGAAAAGGATCTCCAGGGACTAGGGCCAATGGAGGTGACCTATGCCATGAGCAATCCGGAATTTTTCGGGCTCATCGAACCCTCAGCCATCGGCGGAAAAATCGCCCGGTCCGATGCCAATACCGGAAACCCCCTGTACACCTACGCCCCCATTGAAAAAAACCTGGACTTTTTCATCACCCGGGTAAAGGCCTGGCTCAACCTCAAGGCCCGGCCCAACAAGGATAAAAAGGTGGTGATCATGTTCTGGAACCATACGCCGGGCAAGCAGAACATCGGGGCCACCTACCTCAATGTCTTCAGAAGCCTTGAAAAAATCCTGGCCCGGCTCAAGGCCGAAGGCTACACCGTCACCGGCGACCTTCCCGGGGAAAAGGAGATACAGGACCTCATCCTCTCCGCCGGGCGGAACATCGGCTCCTGGGCCCCGGGGGAACTGGACAGTCTCCTGGCCAGGGGCCGGGCCGTACGCCTGACCATGGACCAGTACAAAAGCTGGTATGACGGCCTGGACCCGGAATACCGCCGCCTCATTGAAAAAGACTGGGGTGCGCCAAAACAGGGAAAGGTGATGACAAAAAACAATGAAATCATCATCCCCTGCGTCACCCTGGGGAATGTGGTCCTGGCCCCCCAGCCCTCCAGGGGATGGCACGACGAGCCCACCAAGCTCTACCATTCCACCACCCTGTGGCCCCACCACCAGTACACGGCCTTCTACCTATGGCTGGCCAAGGGTTTCAATGCCGACGCCCTGATCTCTTTAGGCACCCACGGCACCCATGAGTGGCTGCCCGGCAAACAGGCGGGCTTAAGCCGCTCCTGTTCCCCGGAGGTCCTGATCCAGGACATTCCCAATATCTACCCCTATGTGATGGATGACATCGGCGAAGGGGTCCAGGCCAAGCGCCGGGGCCGGGGGGTGATCATCGACTACCTCATCCCCCCCATGAAAAAGGCCGGGTCCTATGCGGAATATTCGGAGCTGGCCGACCTCATCTCCAACTACAACCAGACCCTGGACCAGAGCCCGGAGCTGGCCGCCAAAAAAATGGAGCGGATCAGCACCATGGTGGAGACCCTGGGACTGATGAAGGACCTCAAGCTGGACCATTTTGACCAAGACGCCCTGGAGGCGGTGGAGCATTATCTGCTGGAAATCAACGAGGCCACCCTGCCCTACGGCCTGCACACCTTTGGGGACTCCCCCGAAGGCCATGCCCTGGATGATTTTGCAGACCTGATCGTGGACCGGAACCCGGAACTGGATCTTAGTCAAACCAAGGAAAAATTAAGCCGCTGCAACCGGGAAATCGACCACCTGGTCAACGCGCTTTCCTGCGGCTACGTGCCCGCCGGGGAGGCCAACGACCCCCTGCGCAACCCCGACGCCATCCCCACGGGGAGCAATTTCTACGGGTTTGACCCGGCCAAGGTCCCCTCCAGGGACGCCTGGCGCCTGGGCAAGGAGCAGGCCGACCAGCTCATTGAAAAATACAAAAAGGAGCACAACAAATTCCCCGAAAAAATCGGCCTGGTCTTCTGGAGCATCGAGCTTCAGCGCAACGAAGGCACCCAGGTGGCCACGGCCCTCCACCTCATGGGCATGACCCCGGTCTGGGATAAAAACGGCAAGGTCAAAGGGGTGGAAGCCGTGCCGGCCAAGGTCCTGGGCCGGCCAAGGATCGATGTCCACATGCAGGTATCCGGGCTGTTCAGGGATAATTTCCCCAACCTCATCCTGCTCCTGGACGAGGCCGTTCACCAGGCGGGGCAGCTCAAGGATGTGGAAAACTTCATTGCCCTGCACAATGAAAAGATTAAAACCGCCCTCCTTGAAAAGGGGTACGGGGAATCCGAGGCGGAAAAGCTGAAAACCCTGAGGGTGTTTTCCAACGAGCCCGGCTCCTACGGCAATACCATCGAGGACCTGATCCCGGCCTCGGGCACCTGGGAGACTGACGACGAAATCGCAGACGTCTTCATCAATTACGTCTCCTTTGCCTACGGCAGGGGCCATTGGGGCAAGCCTTTGAAATCGGCATACAAGAAAAACCTGGAAGATGTGGATGTCACCATGCACACCCGCAGTTCCAATATTTTCAAAAGTTTGGATACCGACGGGGTCTTTTCCGAACTGGGGGGGCTGGCCCTGGCCGTGAAGCGGGTGAAGGGGGACTATCCAGACGTGGTCCTCTCCAACCAGGCCGACCCGGACGCCGCCTTTGTGGAGGACATTGAAACCGCCATCGGCCGGGAACTGCGGGCCCGTTACCTTAATCCCAAGTGGATCGAGGGCATGAAAGAGGACAACTACGCCGGCGCCCGGGAGATGAACCGGTTTGCCGAGCACCTCTGGGGCTGGCAGGTGGTCACCCCCTACGCCGTGGACGGGGCCAAGTGGCAGCAGATCTATGAAGTCTATATCCAGGACAAGTACGGGATGGAACTCAAAAAATTCTTTGACGCGCACAACCCCTGGGCCAGGCAGTCCATGGCCGCCCGGATGCTGGAGGCGGACCGGAAAGACTATTGGAAAGCCCCGGAGGAAGTGAAAAAGGACCTGGCCAAAACCTATGCCCTCAACGTCATTGAAAAGGGGGTGGCCTGCTGCGAGCACACCTGCAACAACCCCATGCTCCAGAAATTCGTGACCAACATTATCTCCCTCTACGGGCTGCTCACCCCCAAGGAGCTGGAGCAGTTCAAAATGACCATTGCCAAGGCCGTGGGCAAAACCCAGGCCGAGCACGAGGCCGCCCGCCGGGAAATGAGAAAGGCCCTGGAAAAGGCATCGGAGAAAAACCGGCAGGAGGAAAAGGTAAAGGCCAAAGAAAATAAGAAAAAACTTGAAGGCTACGAAATGGTGGAAGAGCAGGCCGAAAAAACCCAGGTGACTTCCTCGGGCAGTTCATGGATGGTCATGGCCATCGTGGGCCTGGGGCTGGCTCTGCTCTTCCTGGGCTGGAAGAAAAAGGAGGTATGA